The following proteins are co-located in the Enoplosus armatus isolate fEnoArm2 chromosome 8, fEnoArm2.hap1, whole genome shotgun sequence genome:
- the clstn1 gene encoding calsyntenin-1 isoform X2: MRFRGNKQFASAVGLVLGLLCAVEAAKVNKHKPWIETTYHGIVTENDDKVLLDPPLIALDKDAPLRYAGEICGFRIHGQNVPFEAVVLDKSTGEGVIRAKDKLDCELQKEHTFTIQAYDCGEGPDGANMKKSHKATVHIQVNDINEYSPVFKEKSYKATVIEGKKYDSILKVEAVDADCSFQFSQICNYEIVTPDVPFTIDKDGFIKNTEKLSYGKERMYKLTVTAYDCGKNRASEDVLVKISVKPTCKPSWQGFNKRIEYEPGTGSLALFPSMHLETCDEPITSIQANIELETNHIGKGCDRDTYSEKSLHKLCGASSGTVELLPAPSSSANWTVGLPTDNGHDSDQVFEFNGTQAIKVPDGMVSTSLKEPFTISVWMRHGPGAHEKETILCNSDKTEMNRHHYSLYVHNCRLILLLRQDPSEAENYKPAEFHWKLDQVCDKEWHHYVLNVEFPTVSLFVDGTTFEPFLVTEDYPLHSSKIETQLTIGACWQGGNARMAQFFRGNLAGLMIRSGKLENKKVIDCLYTCKEGLDVQLPEEVASAVKVEFNPNQSSLTVEGDDIDAFDKVMQHISYLNSRQFPTPGIRHLRISTTVKCFNEESCVTVPDTEGYVMVLQPEEPKISLSGIDHFARSAAEFESQEGVTLFPELRIVSTITREVEADTESEAAEGADDDPTVQETVVSEEIMHNLDTCEVTVVGDELDGEHESLEVDMSQLQQHGLEMSSSNLGLVITGVNTMANYEQVLHLIRYKNWHTEALFDRKFKLVCSELNGRYISNDFKVEVNVIHTANPAEHANNAMVQPNFINPVHHASVDLSGHNLVNAHQASVVPSAATIVIVVCVSFLVFMIILGVFRIRAAHQRTMRDQENGKENEMDWDDSALTITVNPMETYEDQHSSEEEEEEEEESEDGEEEDDITSAESESSEDEEGGEPEDQQGASRQQQLEWDDSTLTY, encoded by the exons TCAATAAGCACAAACCATGGATCGAGACGACGTACCACGGGATTGTAACGGAAAACGATGACAAAGTACTTCTGGACCCCCCTCTAATTGCACTGGACAAGGATGCTCCTCTACGCTACGCAG GTGAGATTTGCGGCTTCAGGATCCACGGGCAGAATGTCCCCTTTGAGGCAGTGGTCCTGGACAAGTCCACAGGCGAGGGGGTCATCCGGGCCAAGGACAAGCTGGACTGCGAGCTGCAGAAGGAGCACACCTTCACCATCCAAGCCTACGACTGTGGAGAGGGTCCTGATGGCGCCAACATGAAGAAATCCCACAA GGCCACTGTCCATATCCAGGTGAACGACATCAATGAGTATTCACCAGTTTTCAAGGAGAAGTCCTACAAAGCCACCGTCATCGAGGGAAAGAAGTATGACAGCATCTTGAAGGTGGAGGCAGTGGACGCCGACTGCTCTTTCCAGTTTAGCCAAATCTGCAACTACGAGATCGTCACCCCTGATGTGCCCTTCACCATCGACAAAGATG GCTTCATCAAGAACACGGAGAAACTGAGCTATGGCAAAGAGCGCATGTACAAGCTGACTGTGACCGCCTACGACTGTGGAAAGAACCGTGCCTCCGAGGACGTTCTGGTCAAGATCAGCGTCAAGCCCACCTGCAAACCCAGCTGGCAAG GCTTTAATAAGAGGATTGAATATGAGCCTGGCACAGGTAGCCTGGCCCTTTTCCCCAGCATGCACTTGGAGACCTGTGATGAGCCAATCACGTCCATCCAAGCCAATATTGAACTGGAAACCAACCATATTGGGAAGGGCTGCGACCGTGACACCTACTCTGAGAAGTCGCTGCACAAGCTGTGTG GAGCCAGCTCCGGCACCGTGGAGCTCCTGCCTGCACCCAGCAGCTCTGCGAACTGGACAGTAGGGCTGCCCACCGACAATGGGCACGACAGTGACCAGGTGTTTGAGTTCAATGGCACCCAGGCCATCAAGGTTCCTGACGGCATGGTGAGCACCAGCCTGAAGGAGCCCTTCACCATCTCTGTGTGGATGAGACATGGCCCCGGGGCCCATGAGAAGGAGACCATCCTCTGCAACTCTGACAAGACAG AGATGAACCGACACCACTACTCGCTCTACGTCCACAACTGCAGGCTGATCCTTCTCCTCCGCCAGGATCCATCAGAGGCAGAGAACTACAAACCAGCTGAGTTTCACTGGAAACTCGACCAG GTGTGTGACAAAGAGTGGCATCACTACGTGCTGAATGTGGAGTTTcccactgtgtctctgtttgtggaTGGAACTACATTCGAGCCCTTCCTGGTTACAGAGGACTACCCGCTGCACTCCTCCAAGATCGAAACTCAGCTCACCATTGGTGCCTGCTGGCAAG GTGGAAATGCTCGAATGGCTCAGTTTTTCCGGGGGAACCTAGCGGGGCTGATGATCCGCTCGGGCAAGCTGGAGAACAAGAAGGTGATCGACTGTTTGTACACCTGCAAGGAAGGACTGGACGTGCAGCTGCCTGAGGAGGTAGCTTCAGCTGTCAAG GTGGAGTTCAACCCCAACCAGTCCTCTCTGACCGTTGAGGGCGACGACATTGATGCCTTTGACAAGGTCATGCAGCACATCTCCTACTTGAACTCCCGCCAGTTCCCGACGCCCGGCATCAGGCACCTTCGCATCTCCACCACCGTCAA ATGCTTCAACGAGGAGTCCTGCGTCACGGTGCCAGATACCGAAGGTTATGTGATGGTGCTGCAGCCCGAAGAGCCCAAGATCAGCCTGAGCGGCATTGACCACTTTGCCCGCAGCGCTGCCGAGTTTGAGAGCCAGGAAGGCGTGACGCTGTTCCCTGAGCTACGCATCGTGAGCACCATCACCCGCGAAGTGGAGGCCGACACTGAGTCTGAAGCGGCAGAGGGAGCTGATGATGACCCTACAG TGCAAGAGACAGTGGTGTCAGAAGAGATCATGCACAACCTGGACACGTGTGAAGTGACTGTGGTGGGAGACGAGCTGGACGGGGAGCATGAGAGCCTGGAGGTGGACATgtcccagctgcagcagcacggCCTGGAGATGAGTTCCTCCAACCTGGGCCTCGTCATCACCG gtgtgaACACCATGGCCAACTATGAGCAGGTCCTGCATCTTATCCGTTACAAGAACTGGCACACTGAGGCTCTCTTTGACAGGAAATTCAAACTGGTCTGCTCCGAACTCAACGGCCGCTACATCAGCAATGACTTCAAGGTTGAG GTGAATGTAATCCACACAGCCAATCCTGCGGAGCATGCTAACAATGCCATGGTGCAGCCCAACTTCATTAACCCCGTGCATCACGCCTCAGTGGATCTGTCTGGTCACAACCTGGTCAATGCTCACCAGGCCTCAG TGGTTCCCAGCGCTGCCACCATCGTCATCGTGGTGTGCGTTAGCTTCCTGGTGTTCATGATCATCCTGGGCGTCTTCCGCATCCGAGCTGCACACCAGCGCACCATGAGAGACCAGGAGAACGGCAAGGAGAACGAGATGGACTGGGACGACTCGGCCCTCACCATCACCGTCAACCCCATGGAG ACGTACGAGGACCAGcacagcagtgaggaggaggaggaagaggaggaggagagcgaggacggagaggaggaagatgacatCACGAGCGCTGAGTCAGAGAGCAGCGAGGACGAGGAGGGCGGGGAGCCGGAGGACCAGCAGGGggccagcagacagcagcagctggagtggGACGACTCCACCCTTACCTActag
- the clstn1 gene encoding calsyntenin-1 isoform X1 produces MRFRGNKQFASAVGLVLGLLCAVEAAKVNKHKPWIETTYHGIVTENDDKVLLDPPLIALDKDAPLRYAESFEVTLTEEGEICGFRIHGQNVPFEAVVLDKSTGEGVIRAKDKLDCELQKEHTFTIQAYDCGEGPDGANMKKSHKATVHIQVNDINEYSPVFKEKSYKATVIEGKKYDSILKVEAVDADCSFQFSQICNYEIVTPDVPFTIDKDGFIKNTEKLSYGKERMYKLTVTAYDCGKNRASEDVLVKISVKPTCKPSWQGFNKRIEYEPGTGSLALFPSMHLETCDEPITSIQANIELETNHIGKGCDRDTYSEKSLHKLCGASSGTVELLPAPSSSANWTVGLPTDNGHDSDQVFEFNGTQAIKVPDGMVSTSLKEPFTISVWMRHGPGAHEKETILCNSDKTEMNRHHYSLYVHNCRLILLLRQDPSEAENYKPAEFHWKLDQVCDKEWHHYVLNVEFPTVSLFVDGTTFEPFLVTEDYPLHSSKIETQLTIGACWQDNSAHDNDTESVSEPTSGGNARMAQFFRGNLAGLMIRSGKLENKKVIDCLYTCKEGLDVQLPEEVASAVKVEFNPNQSSLTVEGDDIDAFDKVMQHISYLNSRQFPTPGIRHLRISTTVKCFNEESCVTVPDTEGYVMVLQPEEPKISLSGIDHFARSAAEFESQEGVTLFPELRIVSTITREVEADTESEAAEGADDDPTVQETVVSEEIMHNLDTCEVTVVGDELDGEHESLEVDMSQLQQHGLEMSSSNLGLVITGVNTMANYEQVLHLIRYKNWHTEALFDRKFKLVCSELNGRYISNDFKVEVNVIHTANPAEHANNAMVQPNFINPVHHASVDLSGHNLVNAHQASVVPSAATIVIVVCVSFLVFMIILGVFRIRAAHQRTMRDQENGKENEMDWDDSALTITVNPMETYEDQHSSEEEEEEEEESEDGEEEDDITSAESESSEDEEGGEPEDQQGASRQQQLEWDDSTLTY; encoded by the exons TCAATAAGCACAAACCATGGATCGAGACGACGTACCACGGGATTGTAACGGAAAACGATGACAAAGTACTTCTGGACCCCCCTCTAATTGCACTGGACAAGGATGCTCCTCTACGCTACGCAG AGAGTTTTGAGGTGACCCTCACTGAAGAAG GTGAGATTTGCGGCTTCAGGATCCACGGGCAGAATGTCCCCTTTGAGGCAGTGGTCCTGGACAAGTCCACAGGCGAGGGGGTCATCCGGGCCAAGGACAAGCTGGACTGCGAGCTGCAGAAGGAGCACACCTTCACCATCCAAGCCTACGACTGTGGAGAGGGTCCTGATGGCGCCAACATGAAGAAATCCCACAA GGCCACTGTCCATATCCAGGTGAACGACATCAATGAGTATTCACCAGTTTTCAAGGAGAAGTCCTACAAAGCCACCGTCATCGAGGGAAAGAAGTATGACAGCATCTTGAAGGTGGAGGCAGTGGACGCCGACTGCTCTTTCCAGTTTAGCCAAATCTGCAACTACGAGATCGTCACCCCTGATGTGCCCTTCACCATCGACAAAGATG GCTTCATCAAGAACACGGAGAAACTGAGCTATGGCAAAGAGCGCATGTACAAGCTGACTGTGACCGCCTACGACTGTGGAAAGAACCGTGCCTCCGAGGACGTTCTGGTCAAGATCAGCGTCAAGCCCACCTGCAAACCCAGCTGGCAAG GCTTTAATAAGAGGATTGAATATGAGCCTGGCACAGGTAGCCTGGCCCTTTTCCCCAGCATGCACTTGGAGACCTGTGATGAGCCAATCACGTCCATCCAAGCCAATATTGAACTGGAAACCAACCATATTGGGAAGGGCTGCGACCGTGACACCTACTCTGAGAAGTCGCTGCACAAGCTGTGTG GAGCCAGCTCCGGCACCGTGGAGCTCCTGCCTGCACCCAGCAGCTCTGCGAACTGGACAGTAGGGCTGCCCACCGACAATGGGCACGACAGTGACCAGGTGTTTGAGTTCAATGGCACCCAGGCCATCAAGGTTCCTGACGGCATGGTGAGCACCAGCCTGAAGGAGCCCTTCACCATCTCTGTGTGGATGAGACATGGCCCCGGGGCCCATGAGAAGGAGACCATCCTCTGCAACTCTGACAAGACAG AGATGAACCGACACCACTACTCGCTCTACGTCCACAACTGCAGGCTGATCCTTCTCCTCCGCCAGGATCCATCAGAGGCAGAGAACTACAAACCAGCTGAGTTTCACTGGAAACTCGACCAG GTGTGTGACAAAGAGTGGCATCACTACGTGCTGAATGTGGAGTTTcccactgtgtctctgtttgtggaTGGAACTACATTCGAGCCCTTCCTGGTTACAGAGGACTACCCGCTGCACTCCTCCAAGATCGAAACTCAGCTCACCATTGGTGCCTGCTGGCAAG ACAACTCAGCACATGACAATGACACTGAGTCAGTCTCTGAGCCCACCTCAG GTGGAAATGCTCGAATGGCTCAGTTTTTCCGGGGGAACCTAGCGGGGCTGATGATCCGCTCGGGCAAGCTGGAGAACAAGAAGGTGATCGACTGTTTGTACACCTGCAAGGAAGGACTGGACGTGCAGCTGCCTGAGGAGGTAGCTTCAGCTGTCAAG GTGGAGTTCAACCCCAACCAGTCCTCTCTGACCGTTGAGGGCGACGACATTGATGCCTTTGACAAGGTCATGCAGCACATCTCCTACTTGAACTCCCGCCAGTTCCCGACGCCCGGCATCAGGCACCTTCGCATCTCCACCACCGTCAA ATGCTTCAACGAGGAGTCCTGCGTCACGGTGCCAGATACCGAAGGTTATGTGATGGTGCTGCAGCCCGAAGAGCCCAAGATCAGCCTGAGCGGCATTGACCACTTTGCCCGCAGCGCTGCCGAGTTTGAGAGCCAGGAAGGCGTGACGCTGTTCCCTGAGCTACGCATCGTGAGCACCATCACCCGCGAAGTGGAGGCCGACACTGAGTCTGAAGCGGCAGAGGGAGCTGATGATGACCCTACAG TGCAAGAGACAGTGGTGTCAGAAGAGATCATGCACAACCTGGACACGTGTGAAGTGACTGTGGTGGGAGACGAGCTGGACGGGGAGCATGAGAGCCTGGAGGTGGACATgtcccagctgcagcagcacggCCTGGAGATGAGTTCCTCCAACCTGGGCCTCGTCATCACCG gtgtgaACACCATGGCCAACTATGAGCAGGTCCTGCATCTTATCCGTTACAAGAACTGGCACACTGAGGCTCTCTTTGACAGGAAATTCAAACTGGTCTGCTCCGAACTCAACGGCCGCTACATCAGCAATGACTTCAAGGTTGAG GTGAATGTAATCCACACAGCCAATCCTGCGGAGCATGCTAACAATGCCATGGTGCAGCCCAACTTCATTAACCCCGTGCATCACGCCTCAGTGGATCTGTCTGGTCACAACCTGGTCAATGCTCACCAGGCCTCAG TGGTTCCCAGCGCTGCCACCATCGTCATCGTGGTGTGCGTTAGCTTCCTGGTGTTCATGATCATCCTGGGCGTCTTCCGCATCCGAGCTGCACACCAGCGCACCATGAGAGACCAGGAGAACGGCAAGGAGAACGAGATGGACTGGGACGACTCGGCCCTCACCATCACCGTCAACCCCATGGAG ACGTACGAGGACCAGcacagcagtgaggaggaggaggaagaggaggaggagagcgaggacggagaggaggaagatgacatCACGAGCGCTGAGTCAGAGAGCAGCGAGGACGAGGAGGGCGGGGAGCCGGAGGACCAGCAGGGggccagcagacagcagcagctggagtggGACGACTCCACCCTTACCTActag